The Amblyomma americanum isolate KBUSLIRL-KWMA chromosome 6, ASM5285725v1, whole genome shotgun sequence genome has a window encoding:
- the Usf gene encoding upstream transcription factor usf isoform X10 gives MDMLDQALDSNSQDKNNDSASDDASQMHSDVVSAVTEDVEVDSQAAAAAIASVGPQALLDPGIQYQFRTENGQGGVTYRVVQVAAAPSEAAEAAGGQVVTTAALVGQQVAQAIISSPFAATTANGGSSPTAEGGQFYVMMSPQDVLQTAPRTLAPRAHAFSTKSEGNRTARDERRRATHNEVERRRRDKINNWIVKLSKIIPDCSSDLNKSGQQSVHLHSKGGILAKACDYIQELRASSARLPELLKENERLALDLELLRQQCDQLRATNQLLKAHLQQNGITVTEVTEAS, from the exons ATGGATATGCTGGATCAAGCACTGGACAGCAA TTCTCAAGACAAGAATAATGATTCAGCATCAGATGATGCATCGCAGATGCATTCTGATG TTGTGTCTGCGGTGACAGAAGACGTGGAAGTGGACAGCCAGGCTGCGGCAGCCGCCATAGCCAGCGTGGGGCCACAGGCCCTTCTGGACCCTGGCATCCAGTACCAGTTTCGGACTGAAAATGGCCAAGGCGGTGTCACTTACCGAGTGGTCCAGGTGGCGGCAGCACCATCGGAGGCAGCGGAGGCGGCCGGCGGACAGGTTGTCACCACCGCAGCACTGGTCGGCCAGCAAGTGGCCCAGGCCATAATCTCGAGCCCCTTCGCTGCCACCACAGCCAACGGTGGGTCCAGCCCCACTGCAGAAGGAG GCCAGTTCTATGTGATGATGTCGCCCCAGGATGTTCTTCAAACAGCACCGAGAACGTTGGCGCCCCGCGCGCATGCCTTCAGCACCAAGTCCGAGGGAAACAGGACTGCGAGAGATGAGAGGAGGAGGGCCACGCACAACGAAG tggagaggaggaggagggacaaGATCAATAACTGGATAGTGAAGCTTTCTAAAATCATTCCTGACTGCTCAAGTGACCTGAACAAATCTGGACAG CAGTCGGTGCACCTGCACAGCAAGGGGGGCATCCTGGCCAAGGCGTGCGACTACATTCAAGAGCTGCGGGCGAGCAGCGCGCGTCTCCCTGAGCTGCTCAAGGAGAATGAGCGGCTGGCCCTAGACCTGGAGCTGTTGCGGCAGCAGTGCGACCAGCTGCGAGCCACCAACCAGCTGCTGAAGGCGCACCTGCAACAGAACGGCATCACCGTCACCGAGGTCACGGAGGCCTCCTAA
- the Usf gene encoding upstream transcription factor usf isoform X3 — protein sequence MDMLDQALDSNSQDKNNDSASDDASQMHSDVVSAVTEDVEVDSQAAAAAIASVGPQALLDPGIQYQFRTENGQGGVTYRVVQVAAAPSEAAEAAGGQVVTTAALVGQQVAQAIISSPFAATTANGGSSPTAEGGQFYVMMSPQDVLQTAPRTLAPRAHAFSTKSEGNRTARDERRRATHNEVERRRRDKINNWIVKLSKIIPDCSSDLNKSGQNVLHHVLHQEQDETIPQEQSVHLHSKGGILAKACDYIQELRASSARLPELLKENERLALDLELLRQQCDQLRATNQLLKAHLQQNGITVTEVTEAS from the exons ATGGATATGCTGGATCAAGCACTGGACAGCAA TTCTCAAGACAAGAATAATGATTCAGCATCAGATGATGCATCGCAGATGCATTCTGATG TTGTGTCTGCGGTGACAGAAGACGTGGAAGTGGACAGCCAGGCTGCGGCAGCCGCCATAGCCAGCGTGGGGCCACAGGCCCTTCTGGACCCTGGCATCCAGTACCAGTTTCGGACTGAAAATGGCCAAGGCGGTGTCACTTACCGAGTGGTCCAGGTGGCGGCAGCACCATCGGAGGCAGCGGAGGCGGCCGGCGGACAGGTTGTCACCACCGCAGCACTGGTCGGCCAGCAAGTGGCCCAGGCCATAATCTCGAGCCCCTTCGCTGCCACCACAGCCAACGGTGGGTCCAGCCCCACTGCAGAAGGAG GCCAGTTCTATGTGATGATGTCGCCCCAGGATGTTCTTCAAACAGCACCGAGAACGTTGGCGCCCCGCGCGCATGCCTTCAGCACCAAGTCCGAGGGAAACAGGACTGCGAGAGATGAGAGGAGGAGGGCCACGCACAACGAAG tggagaggaggaggagggacaaGATCAATAACTGGATAGTGAAGCTTTCTAAAATCATTCCTGACTGCTCAAGTGACCTGAACAAATCTGGACAG AATGTGCTGCACCATGTGCTGCATCAGGAACAAGACGAAACAATCCCACAGGAG CAGTCGGTGCACCTGCACAGCAAGGGGGGCATCCTGGCCAAGGCGTGCGACTACATTCAAGAGCTGCGGGCGAGCAGCGCGCGTCTCCCTGAGCTGCTCAAGGAGAATGAGCGGCTGGCCCTAGACCTGGAGCTGTTGCGGCAGCAGTGCGACCAGCTGCGAGCCACCAACCAGCTGCTGAAGGCGCACCTGCAACAGAACGGCATCACCGTCACCGAGGTCACGGAGGCCTCCTAA